Genomic segment of Primulina tabacum isolate GXHZ01 chromosome 11, ASM2559414v2, whole genome shotgun sequence:
CCCAGCAGTTACAGACATTCCATTTACTCTCAAATTCTATACAGTTGTCAAAGCTAAAATTCAGAAACATGATGACCTTCAGTACCAACAGTTGACTGCATGCCAGCTGGCACCGCAGCTTCCACCAAGCACATTCCACGTTCTCCGTCAGTGTCGTCACAGTTGGACTGTTCGATCTGCGGGAAGCTCGCACCCTTCTGATCGTACGGTTGATAAGGAGTATGCATATGCGGAAACGCCGCAGAGATACCATGGATCACGATCCTGCTATTGTGCATCAGGTCAATCGTTTTAATCTTCACGTAGTTGATCCTCATCGGCGCCAGGGAACCACCTCTGCCGGCGGTGGTTACCACCAGGTTGTTTCCAACGTCCATAGTCGGCAATACCGTGGTTGTAGGCAAGCTCACCAGCTCCGCCCCAGTCAGTCGTCTGTTTGGAACCACATGATACCTGAAGTTATACAAGTAGGAGGTTCCTTCGCCGGAGAAGATGGAGACATCGTCGAGTGCAAAAATCGTAATCGATTTCAACTCCGAGAGGTGCACAAACTTCACACGTATTGCGAGGGAGGCGATGCTGTATCCTGTGGCTCGAAGGCGGAGGACAGCGTCCTTCAACATCAGGCGCATGATAGAGAGCGACGGAGACGGAACGATCCGTGATGAGAGAGACTGAGTAGGGAAGGACAGTGACGACATGCGCTCGACGTCGCACGAGACAGGAGAGAGATGCGAGACAAATCCCTGGAGACCATGAATGACGACCAGACCATTATTGAAGAGATCAGGATGCGAGATCTCCACTCCGTTCACGAAAACCTTATCCTTGTCATTGTTCGTGACGGTGAGGCAGCGGTTGGGGGCTAAGGTTTCGATTTTGGTGCCGAATATTAGTGTTTGCAGGAAATGCAAGGGATAGAGACCTGGGAGAGAGAGCTCCTGCAGTAGTAGAGGAAGCGAGCACGAAGGACATGTGAGGAGCGAGGCTGCGGAGGGAGCGAACATGGTTATCGGAGTGGTGGTGGAGAGGTTAGCGGCGACGGCTGCAGTAGATAACTCCTGGAATCCGAGAGTAGACAGAATGGTGGAGATGAGAGCTGGATTGAATGGGTGGGCGTTCGGCTGGAATGCGGCGGCTGACGGAGGGGGTGAAGTGGAGGTGCTGCTGCCGTTGGTTTCCGTTGCGGCGGCGGCGGAGATGATCAGAAGCAGGAGAAGGAATCGCAGATCCATTGAATCTGTGGAGTGTGAAAGTGAGAGTAAACGATCGAGTGAGGGGTTTTTATTAACCAACTTAATGGCGGGAGAAGGATTTGGTTAATCTGCAAATTGACGAATTTGTCCTTCCAGTTTCCGTTAATTTTCTCAGGCGCGCCATTGCCCTTGGTAACCGTTTGTTGTTAGCTAGTCTTCTCCAGAACTATTGGGCTTTGAAGTTTTTTGGTCCAACAAATATGGGCTTTATATTATATTCCGGACCAGAGATTTGTTTGTTTATTGGGCCTTTGTATGCAAAGCATTGGAAAGTTCGTAGCAATGTCTTCTTATgggattatttattttttattttttattatatttaataaatgaattataattattaatctAATTTAATAAATGAATTCTTGAATCTAAACATTTGTTCATTAATCTCGTCTAGGGCGTACGAATATTCTATTTAGCTGATTTTTCTTACATAAAAAAGATTTTGATGTGgtaattagtaattaattaattttttgtgATGGAAtatatatgagtaggtctcttgtgagacgatctcacgaatctttattcgtgagacgatcaaccctaccgatattcacaataaaaagtaatactcttagcataaaaaataatattttttcatggatgacccaaataagagatccgtatcacaaaatacgactcgcgagaccgtctcacacaagtttttgtcatatataTGAGAGAGACAAGTTGTTCTgccaaaatcataattttatataaataaatttgaatacatttatggcaaaaacttgtgtgagacgatttcacgggtcgtattttgtgagacagatctcttatttggtcatccatgaaaaaatattactttttatactaagaatactactttttattgtgaatatcggcagagttgacccgtctcacagataaagattcgtgagaccgtctcacacaagacCTACTCtacatttatatattattaacttCAACGTGTATTTGACCTATAGCTTTCCAATGATTATTTTAAGATTGCGCAATAATCAGTACAACAATAAATGAAATCTTCAAGACAATAATCAAACAATGATTTATTTCAAGAAtctataaaaataacataaactaAATCTCCTGCACACCAATTTCAACGACTTGGAGTTTGAATAATATATATGAATAATCGATGGAGTCAGATGCTTTCTTCTGTCTGTCTGTGTATTAAAATTAGCATGTCTGTAAGAGATTCTTTGGAAAACTGATGATTGACTTGCAACATTAATTGCAGCTAAACAAATGGCCGGAGATAATTCGAAACAACACCATAAAATAACAGTTGATTTTGGACCAATCCAGCAAAGACAAAAATTGCACCAATTTCTTGAAGATGGACAGACTTCAAATCCTACAGGTCAACAATGTTATGGATTTTAGAGActgaaatatatgtttttttataatatttgctTGATCAAtaagtttttttatatatttatttgtatatATTGCGTGTGGAGCTAGAAGTTTGTGCTAAGGTCAAACTAAAAGTTTGGAAAATTTTAagaaatgaaaatgaaataGTATTTTTATGGATATATCGCATAAATAAAGTAAAAAATGAAAGGGAATAATTATCTATGCTTTATTTCTAGTTAAAAATTGATTTTTCCTTCCTCTATTTTCTTTGTTTACAATTTTGGTTTGTTATCTTACAAGAATTGAGTTTAATTTAgtcctataattttttttattttttgaaattttagtaATTTGTTTtgcaattttagtcatttttaaaGAAAGTGTTGCGTGAATTTGTCGCTAAAACGAAggattttaatgaaaaattatacTGGAAAAGATAAAATTACTATCATGATCATTTAAAATGCGCATAAAAACACAATGAGAATTATAAAAAACCTAaaagtataaaaaaaaataattacaacatactaaaattcaaattttataatatagatTATGAAACAAAAGtaactttaaatataaataataagactcaatttaacatttttcttGCTTTTAACAATAAAACCCGAAAGATTGTACAACCGACCGAAATAACTGATTCTGAAAATACCATCACTAATTTTGTACATGATCATATCTTTTTTCCACTAAGCAAATGACACCAATATGAAAATGTGAATTCTCTTTATCAAAGACCAGGACTTTTGAGCTGCCATTTGCATTCTTTTTTGTTGTGACTCGAGAGAACTGACTAGGCCATGCAAAAAACAATACCAAAAAATCATCATATTTCTCGAAGCTTTTCTTTATGCCtttgttttgatatttaaagtttTTTCACTTCTTTCGATGTCCAAAAGCTTTATCTAATGTAAAAGCCTCTTCCTTACTTTTTAGCTTCACTAATCTAATGTGATTCAATGCATAACCTCGATTTGTTTATTCGTGAGGATGAACTATTAATCCTAACATTTTATATAAACAGTAGCGGAGCCAGGAAAATTGGGCCATCCAACGACCGTCTTTCCTcaagtttttaaattttattgtttttttcaaattaagttaaaattttaaaattaatatatacaaaattttttgaaaaaaattgagCCACCCGCGAACATATGTAGCTCTGCCCTTGCATCCAAACACACACAGACAGAGATGGATTTGTGTATGCTACACATGATGAAAATCGTGAGTATGAGAATATCAGTCTTTCAGAAACATGGCATATTGTCTCCTATGTATGGTCTATATTTCGATGCTtttgaaattatattatatagttgAAGCATTAAATGTAGGAGCCATACTTTGATAATGCTTCCAAATGATTTACTTCTTTTAATGCAACGCACCGCAGGGCATGCAAAAGGTTGCGAAGGTGGGCTGCTTTTTTTGTATGACAATTAAGTGACAAGTCGAGTTTACTGGTACGATCATTGCATTGCCACTCCAATGGCATCATCCACGACATAAGTTTCTTGATTTGATTCGAGAGAAGATCAGATTTAAAAACCTTCTTCGTCATCGCAACAGATCAGCTTTGACTCACGTTTTCAAGATTTTCTTTGAATAGAATATGTGTGATTGAGTAGTCTCTCTTTCTCTCTGTCCCTGCATCAAACCCTTTTGCTGAGGTCTCTTGCTTTCACTAAATTTATGTTTCTTGGAGCTTTCTTACATCGTATATCGTTTCCGTTTAAGCACTTGTCACTCTCTGTCGAAATATCTGCCTCCTGCATTTAATGCTGTATCGACAGTATTCTGAATTTGGTTCCACTCTGGAGGATTTTATACTTCAAATAATCTGCATTTAATGCTTCGATGAATCTAAATCAGATTGAACTTAAATGCAGGTTGAATTTGGTAGGTTTTATGTTCTGAGAGGTATTATTATTCTTTTCCCCTTTCTTTTTCTTACGCATTCTTGTTTCCATTAGCTGCTTGTTCTTGTTATGAAGGTAGGTAAAAAGTTTTATTAATGGGATTGTTATCTAAAATGGGAAAGTGGGTCGAAGTATTTATCTTCAAGAATGTAATTTCGGAGACTATTAAGGCGTAAAATCTGAGATTTTTTCTTTGTATTTAGGACCGCTtttggcatatctgttgatattgcaTATGGATGAATAAGAGCAAGACTTCCACGTCTTTGCAAGGTTTAATACTTCGATTATGGGAAATCTGAAGAACTTTGAACACAAGAAGAGGCAGTTGTCTCCAGGGGAGACCCAAAATCTGCTGATAGAAGAGGTAAACTTCATCGGCGGATCATGTTTGTTTGCTATTTCCCCTTTGATCTTTCAAGCCATTTCGATatgaattatttatgttttgagaaaACACGATGCAGAAATGAAATCTAAATTAAAGGATCTATGCCCACAAGAAATCAACTTATTAAGCCAAGGAAAAAAATGAGAAAACGTGAGTTTTGACATCtgttttgctttttttttttgggggggtAGATTTTACAACTTCAGAAACAATTAGAAAGCCAAACTGCGGTTCGATCTGCACTTGAGAAGGCTATGAATTGCCAGCCTCTGTTAGATGATCCTGCATATAAATCACTTTCCCAGGTTCTGTTCTTGTTTTTTTACCATTGAAGATGTTTATGTTCTCTCTCAAATCCTCAAAAGATCCCATCTTTTTTAATGTCCAGCCAGCTGAGAATCTCATTAAAGAAATCGCCCTTTTGGAAATGGAAGTGTTGTACTTGGAGAAGTATCTTCTAGCTATGTATAGGCGAAATTTCGCCAAAAGGGTATCTTCCTTACCTACGGTGGACGAACATCAGAAAGCCCATTCAAGAACAGTTGGTTCTTTGGTCCTTGAAGTGCCAAGAACTAATTTAGGATCGGCGAGTGAAGATTCATTCATAAGATGCAGCAAATCTGTGAAAGACGGCAATCGAGGAGGCCATTTACGTTGGAAATGTGATGATATTTTGGGAGCAGAGAGTCTTGTTGATAGTGGCATTGACAGAAGCCATTCTTCATTGTCTCAGTATTCAGCTTCTTCCTTTAGAACCTCACCTCCATACGAAGCTGTTGACTCTTATCATTCCTTGCCTCTGTCGATGCTAGAGGTAATTAATCTTTGATTCTCAGGGAAAATTGGTTATGATCTTACTTATTCTTGGTGCTCACTCAGGCAATATTTCTATGCAAATTTTGATTCATATGGGCATGAATACGATGTTCTTGTGTCATTTCACCAGCGGGCACGAGACTCCACTTCCAATGCTAATTTGGCAGAGTTTCTTGGCTCAAGGTTTCCCAATCGTGTTCGCGAAACGCCCAACTGGATTTCCGAGGAGATGATCAAGTGCATCTCAACAATATACTGTCACCTTTCTGATCCTCCTTTGTTCAATCACGGTTCAAATTCCAGCCCACATACATCGCCACTGATTAAATTTTCTTCACAAGGACTACATGACTTGAGCAGCTTATCTTGTGAAGAAAATTCATCTTCTAATCCGTGTATGAACAATCCTTTCCATGTTGAAACTTCCAAAGATTTTAGTGGATCTTTCGGCTCCATAATCGAGGTACAAGGCGTTGTTCAAGAGCCCCAGAGGCTAAATGAGGTGGAAGTCTTGCTGCAAAAGTTTAGGTACCTCAAATCCTTTAGCTTTTGATTCCTTTTTCGGAGTCGCAAGCAGTCAATGTTGGCCATTGAATAGTTGAGTTGCGGCTGATAGTTTCAATATCGCGGCAACCATTCAGTCTTACACAATCCTTGTTTTACTTATTAATGTTTTTAGTTTTTTACTACTCTTTTCAGGTTTCTCATTTCTAGGTTGGCCACAGTCGATCCCGGAAAACTAAAACATGAAGAGAAATTAGCGTTCTGGATCAACGTTCACAATGCCTTAGTAATGCATGTAAGGATTTAATAACCGAAGGGCTGACCGAAAATTCAATCGAGTGGACAAATGTTATTATTTGTTCTTTCTTATTATATTGTCCTGATATCGTTAAGTTTCAGTTGTTTTAGATATTACAGTGTCTGAATCTTGGGCAACCCATGTAAAATGATGCAGGCATTCTTGGTTCATGGGATTCCAAGAGGAAATCAAAAGAGGACCTCTGTAGCTCTCAAGGTAGTGAATTCTATTGTCACATTCCTTAATCTTcaattctttgatttttatttttatcttttgtaAGGTGCTATAAATATTCTGATTGATTCAGGCTGCATATAACATAGGAGGCCACACCATTAGCGTCGACGCTATTCAAAGCTCGATACTGGGATGTCGTTTGCCGCGTCCTTCTCAGGTATTCCTTCAAAGTACTGGTGTAAATGGATCGAATTCacgtaaaatattatttgattttgtATGCAAAAATGATCGAACTAGCGCCGAACTTTGAGTTTTGTTCCATACATAGCAAGTCGTCTTCGAGCTTCCAAATATTTATCAACGTTTTGCCAAACATTCAACTTCATGGCCTAATGGAACTCGATCCCTTTCTTACAGTGGCTTCACTCATGGTTCTTCCCCAAGACAAAGTTTAAATCTGGAGAACCTCGAAAATCATTCGCAGTAAAGCATCCAGAGCCTCTATTACATTTTGCGCTTTGCTTAGGATGCCAATCG
This window contains:
- the LOC142518113 gene encoding fasciclin-like arabinogalactan protein 21 yields the protein MDLRFLLLLLIISAAAATETNGSSTSTSPPPSAAAFQPNAHPFNPALISTILSTLGFQELSTAAVAANLSTTTPITMFAPSAASLLTCPSCSLPLLLQELSLPGLYPLHFLQTLIFGTKIETLAPNRCLTVTNNDKDKVFVNGVEISHPDLFNNGLVVIHGLQGFVSHLSPVSCDVERMSSLSFPTQSLSSRIVPSPSLSIMRLMLKDAVLRLRATGYSIASLAIRVKFVHLSELKSITIFALDDVSIFSGEGTSYLYNFRYHVVPNRRLTGAELVSLPTTTVLPTMDVGNNLVVTTAGRGGSLAPMRINYVKIKTIDLMHNSRIVIHGISAAFPHMHTPYQPYDQKGASFPQIEQSNCDDTDGERGMCLVEAAVPAGMQSTVGTEGHHVSEF
- the LOC142519343 gene encoding uncharacterized protein LOC142519343 isoform X1, with protein sequence MGNLKNFEHKKRQLSPGETQNLLIEEILQLQKQLESQTAVRSALEKAMNCQPLLDDPAYKSLSQPAENLIKEIALLEMEVLYLEKYLLAMYRRNFAKRVSSLPTVDEHQKAHSRTVGSLVLEVPRTNLGSASEDSFIRCSKSVKDGNRGGHLRWKCDDILGAESLVDSGIDRSHSSLSQYSASSFRTSPPYEAVDSYHSLPLSMLERARDSTSNANLAEFLGSRFPNRVRETPNWISEEMIKCISTIYCHLSDPPLFNHGSNSSPHTSPLIKFSSQGLHDLSSLSCEENSSSNPCMNNPFHVETSKDFSGSFGSIIEVQGVVQEPQRLNEVEVLLQKFRFLISRLATVDPGKLKHEEKLAFWINVHNALVMHAFLVHGIPRGNQKRTSVALKAAYNIGGHTISVDAIQSSILGCRLPRPSQWLHSWFFPKTKFKSGEPRKSFAVKHPEPLLHFALCLGCQSDPLVRLYTPKNIFQDLEVAKEEYIQMNIRIHKDQRLHIPKNVEFFVKEMGLSPSGVAEMLELSMPDSLRKNFQQGKYCKKIDWVPLNFAFRFLISNELVK
- the LOC142519343 gene encoding uncharacterized protein LOC142519343 isoform X2 — translated: MGNLKNFEHKKRQLSPGETQNLLIEEPAENLIKEIALLEMEVLYLEKYLLAMYRRNFAKRVSSLPTVDEHQKAHSRTVGSLVLEVPRTNLGSASEDSFIRCSKSVKDGNRGGHLRWKCDDILGAESLVDSGIDRSHSSLSQYSASSFRTSPPYEAVDSYHSLPLSMLERARDSTSNANLAEFLGSRFPNRVRETPNWISEEMIKCISTIYCHLSDPPLFNHGSNSSPHTSPLIKFSSQGLHDLSSLSCEENSSSNPCMNNPFHVETSKDFSGSFGSIIEVQGVVQEPQRLNEVEVLLQKFRFLISRLATVDPGKLKHEEKLAFWINVHNALVMHAFLVHGIPRGNQKRTSVALKAAYNIGGHTISVDAIQSSILGCRLPRPSQWLHSWFFPKTKFKSGEPRKSFAVKHPEPLLHFALCLGCQSDPLVRLYTPKNIFQDLEVAKEEYIQMNIRIHKDQRLHIPKNVEFFVKEMGLSPSGVAEMLELSMPDSLRKNFQQGKYCKKIDWVPLNFAFRFLISNELVK